One window from the genome of Bubalus kerabau isolate K-KA32 ecotype Philippines breed swamp buffalo chromosome 17, PCC_UOA_SB_1v2, whole genome shotgun sequence encodes:
- the BCAT2 gene encoding branched-chain-amino-acid aminotransferase, mitochondrial, whose protein sequence is MAAAALKQIWIPRFLPVPWFLCGSRRYASSSFKAADLQLEMTQEPHKKPDPSQPLLFGKTFTDHMLMVEWNQEKGWGQPRIQPFQNLTLHPACSALHYSLQLFEGMKAFKGRDQRVRLFRPWLNMERMLRSALRLCLPSFDKIELLECIRRLVEVDQDWVPGSTGSSLYVRPVLIGNEPSLGVGHPTRALLFVILSPVGSYFPGDALKPVSLLADPSFIRAWVGGVGNYKLGGNYGPTVLVQQEAQKKGCEQVLWLYGPDHELTEVGTMNIFVFWTYEDGVLELVTPPLDGIILPGIVRQSLLDLARTWGEFRVVERKITMKEFLRALEDGRVREVFGSGTACQVCPVHQILYQGKHFHIPTMENGPQLILRFHKELKAIQYGSKAHEWMLPV, encoded by the exons ATTTGGATCCCCAGATTTCTCCCTGTTCCTTGGTTTCTGTGTGGTTCCAGAAGATATGCCTCATCCAGCTTCAAG GCTGCTGACCTGCAGCTGGAAATGACACAGGAGCCTCATAAGAAACCTGACCCCAGCCAGCCCCTGCTGTTCGGGAAGACATTCACCGACCACATGCTGATGGTGGAATGGAACCAGGAGAAGGGCTGGGGCCAGCCCCGAATCCAGCCCTTCCAGAACCTCACGCTGCACCCGGCCTGCTCCGCTCTGCACTACTCCCTGCAG CTCTTTGAAGGCATGAAGGCATTCAAAGGCAGGGACCAGCGCGTGCGCCTCTTCCGACCTTGGCTCAACATGGAACGGATGCTGCGCTCGGCCCTCCGCCTCTGCCTACCG AGTTTCGACAAAATTGAGTTGCTGGAGTGCATCCGCCGGCTGGTGGAAGTGGACCAGGACTGGGTCCCTGGCAGCACAGGCAGTAGCCTCTACGTTCGGCCCGTGTTGATCGGGAACGAG CCCTCGCTAGGTGTCGGCCACCCTACTCGAGCCCTCCTGTTCGTCATTCTCAGCCCTGTGGGCTCctacttccctggagatgccttGAAACCTGTCTCCCTCCTGGCAGATCCATCATTCATCCGGGCCTGGGTGGGTGGGGTCGGCAACTACAAGCTGGGAGG GAATTACGGGCCCACCGTGTTAGTGCAGCAGGAGGCACAAAAGAAGGGCTGCGAGCAGGTCCTCTGGCTGTATGGGCCTGATCACGAGCTCACGGAGGTGGGCACCATGAACATCTTCGTCTTCTGGACCTATGAGGACGGGG TGCTGGAACTGGTGACCCCCCCACTGGACGGCATCATCCTACCTGGAATAGTCCGACAGAGTCTGCTGGACTTGGCCCGGACCTGG GGTGAATTCCGAGTGGTAGAGCGTAAGATCACCATGAAGGAGTTCCTGCGGGCGCTGGAGGATGGCCGGGTCCGAGAAGTCTTCGGTTCAGGCACCGCTTGCCAGGTCTGCCCCGTGCACCAAATCCTGTACCAAGGCAAG CATTTCCACATTCCCACCATGGAAAACGGGCCCCAGCTCATTCTCCGCTTCCACAAGGAACTGAAGGCGATCCAG